Proteins co-encoded in one Zygotorulaspora mrakii chromosome 5, complete sequence genomic window:
- the MPC3 gene encoding mitochondrial pyruvate carrier (similar to Saccharomyces cerevisiae YGR243W and YHR162W; ancestral locus Anc_5.83): MSAINLAFRRFWNGETGPRTVHFWAPTLKWGLVIAGLSDVHRPVEKVSGAQNLSLLATALIWTRWSFVIKPKNYLLASVNFFLGGVAGYHIARIVNYRLRNGDSTSQVFKYILNGESSILNRESQSQSQSQSSNKKQLNLHSGNASHESTS; the protein is encoded by the coding sequence ATGTCAGCTATAAATTTAGCTTTTAGACGGTTTTGGAACGGTGAAACAGGGCCGCGGACCGTGCATTTCTGGGCTCCCACCCTCAAGTGGGGATTGGTGATAGCCGGGCTAAGCGACGTTCACAGGCCCGTGGAAAAGGTCAGTGGCGCACAGAATCTGTCTTTGTTGGCAACAGCGCTTATTTGGACGCGGTGGTCGTTCGTCATCAAGCCTAAGAACTACTTGCTAGCAAGtgtgaattttttcctcgGCGGTGTTGCAGGATACCATATCGCGAGAATTGTCAACTACAGACTGCGGAATGGCGACTCGACGAGCCAGGTCTTCAAGTACATCCTCAACGGCGAAAGCTCGATTCTGAATAGAGAGTCGCAGTCGCAGTCGCAGTCACAGTCCTCCAACAAAAAACAACTAAACCTGCATTCTGGTAATGCATCGCACGAGTCGACCTCCTAA
- the LSC2 gene encoding succinate--CoA ligase (GDP-forming) subunit beta (similar to Saccharomyces cerevisiae LSC2 (YGR244C); ancestral locus Anc_5.82), translated as MLSAASILRSRACQQIPKSLQLQQLRNLSIHEFRSAALLRDYGIGTPRGDAATTPDEALKVAKGLNTDKMVIKAQALTGGRGKGHFDTGFKSGVHMIETAAQAKDIAGKMLNHKLITKQSGEKGKLVSAVYLVERVNAKHEAYLSILMDRKTQKPLIICSSEGGMNIEDVAKKNPDAIKKFYITPSEGITEETCKAVSENLGFSKEAQPEAAKAVKNLYKIFSQKDATQIEINPFSEVQDDPNHKVMCMDAKFGFDDNASFKQAEIWNWRDLSQEDPDEVTAKEYGLNFVKLQGNIGCLVNGAGLAMATMDVIKLNGGDPANFLDCGGGATPETIKKAFELILSNEKVDAIFVNIFGGIVRCDFVATGLVNAAKELGVRVPIVARLQGTKLDEGAEIIKQSGLKIYSYAELDPAANKVVQLAKDHHNNA; from the coding sequence ATGCTATCTGCTGCTTCAATTTTGAGAAGCCGTGCTTGTCaacaaattccaaaaaGTCTACAGCTTCAACAGTTAAGGAACTTGTCTATCCATGAATTTCGTTCAGCTGCGTTATTGAGAGATTACGGAATTGGTACACCTCGAGGCGATGCGGCAACTACTCCCGATGAGGCTTTGAAAGTCGCAAAAGGCTTGAATACCGATAAAATGGTGATCAAAGCTCAAGCATTGACCGGCGGCAGGGGTAAAGGCCATTTCGACACGGGGTTCAAGAGTGGTGTCCATATGATTGAGACAGCGGCGCAGGCCAAGGATATTGCTGGAAAGATGTTGAATCATAAATTGATCACGAAACAAAGTGGCGAAAAGGGTAAGTTGGTAAGCGCGGTATACCTTGTTGAAAGGGTCAATGCTAAGCACGAGGCGTATCTGTCAATTTTAATGGACAGAAAGACGCAAAAACCACTTATCATCTGCTCGAGCGAGGGTGGAATGAACATTGAAGATGTTGCAAAGAAGAATCCTGATGCgatcaaaaagttttacATCACACCATCTGAAGGAATCACAGAAGAGACATGTAAGGCGGTCAGTGAAAATTTGGGATTTAGTAAAGAAGCGCAACCAGAGGCTGCAAAGGCAGTGAAGAAtctttacaaaattttctcGCAAAAGGATGCTACCCAGATTGAAATAAATCCCTTTAGCGAAGTCCAGGATGATCCAAATCACAAAGTTATGTGCATGGatgcaaaatttggatttgatGACAATGCGTCATTTAAACAGGCCGAAATCTGGAACTGGAGAGACCTAAGCCAAGAAGATCCGGACGAGGTTACAGCCAAGGAATACGGTTTGAATTTCGTCAAGTTACAAGGTAACATCGGCTGTTTGGTCAATGGTGCTGGTTTGGCAATGGCAACAATGGATGTGATCAAGTTGAACGGCGGTGATCCAGCAAACTTCCTGGACTGCGGCGGTGGCGCAACCCCGGAAACTATCAAGAAGGCGTTTGAATTAATTCTATCAAACGAAAAAGTTGACGCTATTTTTGTTAATATATTCGGTGGCATTGTCAGATGTGATTTTGTGGCAACAGGCCTTGTTAATGCAGCAAAAGAATTAGGAGTCAGAGTACCAATTGTCGCACGTTTGCAGGGAACCAAATTGGATGAAGGGGCGGAAATCATAAAGCAAAGTGGCCTGAAAATTTACTCTTACGCAGAATTGGACCCAGCTGCAAACAAAGTAGTCCAGCTAGCCAAAGACCACCACAACAATGCTTAA